In one Candidatus Peribacter riflensis genomic region, the following are encoded:
- a CDS encoding amine oxidase — MSRVAIIAGAGPAGLTAAYELLKRTDIRPIVCEATDAIGGIAQTFNYKGNRIDLGGHRFFSKSKRIMQWWFNILPLQGAPAADTVEKQHEIDYAAEAVVEYLCPACAEASAGKPECVQDLGQRTEDLGFEKDSGSDPKSQVPSPKSPVIRRPAPDPEKEDQVMLQRPRLSRIYHRRHFFPYPIAITLRVALRLGIANTFLIGLSYLKARVFRLKDETYLDAFFVNRFGRRLYETFFRDYTEKVWGIPCSQIRADWGAQRVQGLSLRRAVVHAVKDLLSSDFKKAQQERETTLITRFFYPKYGPGQMWETVAAQVKSCGGEVRMRTRVSGVHLTDGRITSVTLENTQTGTEETIPCDFFFSTMPIKHLIGMMTPHPPARVVEVAEGLPYRDFITIGLLLKKLHVQDGRHTDASVPDNWIYIQEGGVRVGRVQIFNNWSPYLVADRKNAVWIGLEYFVNEGGDLWIKPDQELIQFGIGEMEKIHFLKSEDVIDACVLRMPKAYPAYFGSYDQLHVVREFVQSVPNLYLIGRNGMHRYNNQDHSMLTSMTAVDNIVAGRTDSSNVWEVNLEMVYHETRSKN; from the coding sequence ATGTCTAGGGTTGCCATTATTGCCGGTGCCGGTCCCGCGGGGCTCACGGCTGCCTACGAGCTTCTCAAGCGTACGGATATCCGCCCGATTGTCTGCGAGGCGACCGATGCCATCGGCGGTATCGCCCAAACCTTCAACTACAAAGGCAACCGCATCGATCTGGGAGGACACAGATTTTTCAGTAAGAGCAAGCGGATCATGCAGTGGTGGTTCAATATCCTGCCGCTGCAGGGTGCGCCCGCTGCGGATACGGTCGAGAAGCAGCATGAGATTGATTATGCGGCAGAGGCGGTGGTGGAATATTTATGTCCCGCCTGCGCCGAGGCTTCGGCGGGCAAGCCGGAGTGTGTACAGGACTTAGGACAGAGGACAGAGGACTTAGGCTTCGAAAAAGATTCAGGTTCAGATCCCAAGTCCCAAGTCCCAAGTCCCAAGTCCCCCGTCATTCGTCGTCCCGCCCCCGATCCCGAAAAGGAAGATCAGGTCATGCTCCAGCGGCCCAGACTCAGCCGCATCTACCATCGCAGACACTTCTTTCCGTATCCCATCGCCATCACTCTGCGTGTTGCCCTGCGGTTGGGGATCGCCAACACATTCCTGATCGGTTTGAGCTACCTCAAAGCGCGTGTGTTCCGGCTCAAAGACGAAACCTACCTCGATGCTTTCTTCGTCAACCGCTTCGGGCGCCGCCTCTACGAGACATTCTTCCGCGATTACACCGAAAAAGTGTGGGGGATTCCCTGCAGCCAAATTCGCGCGGATTGGGGCGCCCAGCGCGTGCAGGGGCTGTCACTCCGGCGCGCCGTTGTTCACGCCGTGAAGGATCTTCTGAGCAGTGATTTCAAAAAAGCCCAGCAGGAGCGCGAAACCACGCTCATCACGCGCTTCTTCTACCCCAAGTACGGGCCCGGACAGATGTGGGAGACCGTTGCGGCTCAGGTGAAGTCGTGCGGCGGTGAAGTGCGCATGCGCACGCGCGTTTCGGGTGTGCATCTCACAGACGGCCGCATCACTTCCGTCACACTCGAAAACACGCAAACGGGCACCGAAGAGACCATTCCGTGCGATTTTTTCTTCTCCACCATGCCGATCAAGCATCTCATTGGCATGATGACGCCGCATCCGCCTGCGCGAGTCGTGGAGGTGGCGGAAGGCTTGCCGTACCGCGATTTCATCACGATCGGTCTCCTGCTGAAAAAACTTCACGTGCAGGATGGCAGACATACCGATGCATCAGTGCCGGATAACTGGATCTACATTCAGGAGGGGGGAGTGCGGGTGGGACGCGTACAAATCTTCAATAACTGGAGTCCCTACCTTGTGGCCGATCGCAAGAATGCGGTGTGGATCGGGCTGGAGTACTTTGTGAACGAGGGCGGGGACCTGTGGATCAAGCCCGATCAGGAGCTCATCCAATTCGGCATCGGCGAGATGGAGAAGATCCACTTTCTCAAGAGCGAGGATGTCATCGACGCGTGCGTGCTCAGAATGCCCAAGGCGTATCCCGCATACTTCGGCAGTTACGATCAGCTCCACGTTGTCCGGGAATTCGTCCAGAGTGTCCCCAATCTCTACCTGATCGGCAGAAACGGCATGCACCGCTACAACAATCAGGACCACAGCATGCTCACCTCGATGACGGCCGTGGATAACATCGTCGCAGGCCGCACCGATTCATCCAATGTGTGGGAGGTGAATCTGGAAATGGTCTATCACGAGACGAGAAGTAAGAATTAA
- a CDS encoding GtrA-like surface polysaccharide biosynthesis protein, GtrA, whose translation MRRFRHWIFGPARSTRVQFFRYFWVGGISTVVDFAVFVFCVRFLDVHYLLAQFFAYCTGFVTNYILSILWVFQKTNQIVREITVVFIITMFGLLWTELLLYLFVDKFFFGEVKAKVIATIIVLFWNFGARRLIVYRNPPKA comes from the coding sequence ATGCGCCGTTTTCGTCATTGGATTTTCGGCCCTGCGCGGTCCACCCGCGTGCAGTTCTTTCGGTACTTCTGGGTGGGGGGTATCTCCACGGTGGTGGATTTTGCCGTGTTCGTCTTCTGCGTACGTTTTCTGGATGTCCACTACCTCCTCGCACAGTTCTTCGCGTACTGCACGGGCTTCGTGACCAATTACATACTCTCGATTCTCTGGGTCTTTCAGAAGACGAACCAGATCGTGCGCGAGATCACCGTGGTCTTCATCATCACCATGTTCGGGCTTCTGTGGACTGAGCTTCTGCTCTACCTCTTCGTCGACAAATTCTTCTTCGGAGAGGTGAAGGCGAAGGTCATTGCCACCATTATCGTGCTCTTCTGGAACTTTGGAGCCCGCAGGCTGATCGTCTACAGGAATCCGCCCAAGGCCTAG
- a CDS encoding UDP-glucose/GDP-mannose dehydrogenase family protein, translating into MKKPVICIVGLGYVGLPLAYIFAKKGFDVHGYDLNAERIAELKAGHDRTRELTEKQLKEATIRYSADPASIHEADVVILAIPTPVDERNTPDLTPVKSASSTVGKHMKKGAIIVYESTVWPGTTEEICGPILEKESGMKCGIDFKLGYSPERVNPGDKEHTIEKIRKIVSGQDTETLETLADLYGSVIDAGIHRAANIKVAEMAKAIENAQRDLNIAFINEVALLCHKVGIETKDVIDAAATKWNFLRFLPGLVGGHCIGVDPYYLVEKARQLGMQTQVITAGRALNDAMSRHVAEQATEELKGTKSPRVLVLGLTFKENIPDTRNSKSGDVVKQLQKLGCSVEVHDPYMPEEVMLKKGWKLGSLQSGPYDAVVLLVPHREYMTDLSALTKALKPKGLLYDLKTILPRKEIEGKGLRYKAL; encoded by the coding sequence ATGAAGAAGCCGGTGATCTGCATCGTGGGACTCGGCTACGTGGGCCTGCCGCTCGCGTACATCTTCGCGAAGAAAGGTTTCGACGTGCACGGGTATGACCTGAATGCCGAGCGCATCGCGGAGCTGAAGGCCGGCCATGACCGCACGCGGGAGCTGACGGAGAAGCAGTTGAAAGAGGCGACCATCCGGTACAGCGCCGATCCCGCATCCATCCACGAAGCCGATGTCGTGATCCTGGCGATCCCCACGCCCGTGGATGAGCGGAATACCCCCGATCTCACTCCTGTGAAGAGCGCCAGCTCTACGGTCGGCAAACACATGAAGAAAGGTGCCATCATCGTGTACGAATCCACCGTATGGCCGGGCACGACGGAGGAGATCTGCGGCCCGATCCTGGAAAAGGAATCGGGGATGAAATGCGGCATCGACTTTAAGTTGGGCTACTCCCCCGAGCGCGTGAACCCGGGTGACAAGGAGCACACGATCGAGAAGATCAGAAAGATTGTCTCGGGGCAGGATACTGAAACGCTCGAGACACTCGCCGATCTGTACGGCTCCGTGATCGACGCGGGGATTCATCGTGCCGCGAATATCAAGGTGGCCGAAATGGCCAAGGCCATCGAGAACGCACAGCGGGATCTGAACATTGCCTTCATCAACGAAGTGGCGCTTCTCTGCCATAAAGTGGGCATCGAGACGAAAGATGTGATCGATGCTGCTGCTACCAAATGGAATTTCCTCAGGTTCCTGCCAGGCCTCGTGGGCGGGCACTGCATCGGAGTAGATCCGTACTACTTAGTCGAGAAAGCGCGCCAGCTTGGTATGCAAACGCAGGTCATCACGGCCGGCCGCGCCCTCAATGACGCAATGAGCCGCCACGTCGCGGAACAGGCGACAGAAGAACTGAAGGGCACGAAGAGCCCACGCGTACTTGTGCTGGGCTTAACCTTCAAAGAGAACATCCCCGACACCCGCAACAGCAAGTCCGGTGACGTGGTGAAGCAACTGCAGAAACTCGGCTGTTCTGTAGAAGTGCACGATCCCTACATGCCAGAGGAAGTCATGCTCAAGAAAGGATGGAAATTGGGCTCTCTGCAATCAGGCCCCTACGATGCCGTGGTGCTCCTGGTCCCGCACCGGGAATACATGACAGATCTTTCAGCCCTGACCAAAGCCCTGAAGCCCAAAGGACTTCTCTACGATCTCAAAACAATCCTGCCGCGAAAGGAGATTGAGGGGAAAGGTCTGCGGTATAAGGCACTTTGA
- a CDS encoding type 11 methyltransferase codes for MGILDAIGLTRKITRPRLRAFLRRHATDKRVLDVGCGAASYRDLFPQVTTLDIAPREGVNVDIVADAHDLHQIPDASFDVVLCTEVLEHLHTPSQAIAEFRRVLKPGGLLLLSTRFIFPLHDVPGDYYRYTKYGLRHLLKDFEVLELTEEASTVETLAVLEQRIGFQCETLGWKPFKLFWFLLAAVTRWCGWLLSREYGDIRQQVPEKNILTSGYYVAARR; via the coding sequence GTGGGCATTCTCGATGCCATCGGCCTGACCCGAAAAATCACGCGCCCCCGGCTTCGGGCATTTCTGCGGCGCCACGCGACAGACAAGCGCGTTCTGGATGTGGGATGCGGAGCCGCTTCGTACCGTGATCTCTTTCCGCAGGTGACCACGCTCGATATCGCGCCGCGCGAGGGGGTCAACGTGGATATCGTCGCCGATGCGCATGACCTCCATCAGATCCCCGATGCCTCGTTCGATGTCGTGCTCTGCACGGAAGTGCTGGAACATCTGCACACGCCATCGCAGGCGATTGCCGAGTTTCGCCGCGTCCTCAAACCCGGCGGGCTCCTGCTTCTCTCCACGCGGTTCATCTTTCCGCTCCACGATGTGCCGGGGGATTACTATCGCTACACCAAGTACGGACTGCGGCACCTCTTGAAAGATTTTGAAGTTCTGGAGCTCACCGAAGAGGCGTCGACTGTCGAAACGCTCGCCGTTTTGGAGCAGCGCATCGGGTTTCAGTGTGAGACATTGGGGTGGAAGCCGTTCAAGCTCTTCTGGTTCCTGCTCGCGGCGGTCACGCGGTGGTGCGGGTGGCTCCTCAGCCGCGAATATGGCGATATTCGGCAGCAGGTTCCAGAGAAAAATATCCTCACGTCGGGGTATTACGTGGCGGCACGAAGATAG
- a CDS encoding glycosyltransferase has protein sequence MILSPESAGTLSKIPSPLQVLSHPLRSLLLSLKLRSALLKSTPDIIHITVEPYALLASLWPHALLHRTVITFHGSYGVRLLQNSMSRRLLRRVLASLPAFIAVSSYTKNRIAEECNRRCSSALADRFLRKTQVVYNAICLPSVPEEHVRSDRKQILLIGPLKPRKGVLEAVEACALYRQMHANPFTLRIIGTQDDSAYSRTVEQRIVALHMQDEVRFEGVLPQDKLDAAYRSADLLLLPARTTETTFEGFGLVFIEAASYGVPSIGPTTSGAAEAIEEGKSGYRVRPDDAAQIAQRMHSILDEHRIDPETCRAWAQRFSIASMAAAMSGLYATAVGSEIPGL, from the coding sequence ATGATCCTCAGTCCGGAATCGGCGGGAACGCTATCGAAGATTCCCTCGCCTCTGCAGGTCTTGAGCCACCCGCTGCGCTCTCTCCTCCTCTCACTGAAGTTGCGCTCTGCTCTCCTGAAATCGACGCCCGATATCATCCACATCACCGTCGAACCCTACGCGCTCCTCGCCTCGCTCTGGCCGCATGCCCTTCTGCATCGTACGGTCATCACTTTCCACGGCAGCTACGGGGTCCGCCTATTGCAGAATAGCATGAGCCGCCGTCTCCTGAGGCGGGTACTCGCATCACTCCCCGCATTCATTGCCGTCAGTTCCTACACAAAAAACCGCATTGCAGAGGAATGTAACCGGCGCTGTTCATCGGCCCTCGCCGACCGTTTCCTTCGGAAGACACAGGTGGTCTACAACGCCATCTGTTTACCCTCCGTTCCGGAAGAGCACGTACGAAGTGACCGAAAGCAAATTCTGCTCATTGGACCCCTGAAGCCGCGTAAAGGCGTTCTCGAGGCCGTGGAGGCATGCGCCCTCTATCGCCAGATGCACGCCAATCCCTTCACACTGCGGATCATCGGCACACAGGACGATTCCGCGTACTCGCGTACCGTCGAACAGAGAATTGTGGCACTCCACATGCAGGATGAGGTCCGCTTCGAGGGTGTGCTCCCCCAGGACAAACTCGATGCCGCCTACCGCTCCGCGGACCTGCTACTTCTGCCCGCCCGCACCACCGAAACGACGTTCGAGGGATTCGGCTTAGTCTTCATCGAGGCCGCTTCATACGGCGTTCCCTCTATCGGACCCACGACGAGTGGGGCGGCGGAAGCCATCGAGGAAGGGAAGAGCGGCTACCGTGTCCGCCCGGATGATGCTGCGCAAATCGCACAAAGGATGCACTCCATTCTCGATGAGCACCGGATCGACCCGGAAACGTGCCGCGCGTGGGCGCAGCGTTTCTCGATCGCGTCCATGGCGGCTGCCATGAGCGGGCTCTATGCCACTGCCGTTGGCAGCGAGATCCCCGGCCTCTGA
- a CDS encoding GDPmannose 4, 6-dehydratase, which produces MTKKRALITGITGQDGSYLAEFLLSKGYEVHGIVRRASTFNRGRIEHLFKDISRDAPNVQLHYGDLGDSNSLLRILLAVRPDEVYNLAAQSHVGVSFDMPEYTGDITGIGTTRLLEALRTTGIPAKFYQASSSELYGKSVTTPQNEETSFYPRSPYGCAKAYAFYLTRNYRESYGMFAVNGILFNHESPRRSENFVTRKITLSIANMLAGKQECLALGNLEAKRDWGYAKEFVEGMWMMLQQPAPEDFVLATGRTATVREFLELALTAALIPFEKSGTGKDEVYRDARTGKVIVRLDPRYERPAEVDCLLGDASKARRVLGWEPTMTLPELVEIMLQADLDMVGVQRPGISLPTAVA; this is translated from the coding sequence ATGACGAAGAAACGAGCACTCATCACAGGCATCACGGGGCAGGATGGCTCGTACCTCGCAGAATTTCTGCTCAGCAAGGGGTACGAAGTCCACGGCATAGTCCGGCGCGCCTCCACCTTCAACCGTGGACGCATCGAACACCTATTCAAGGACATCTCGCGCGACGCGCCCAATGTCCAATTGCACTACGGTGATCTGGGTGACAGTAATTCCCTGTTGCGCATTCTCCTCGCCGTCCGGCCGGACGAGGTCTACAACCTTGCGGCCCAGAGCCACGTTGGTGTGAGTTTCGACATGCCGGAGTACACGGGGGATATCACAGGGATAGGGACGACGCGCCTGCTCGAAGCCCTGCGCACCACTGGCATTCCGGCCAAGTTCTACCAGGCGAGCTCGAGCGAGCTCTACGGAAAGTCCGTGACGACTCCCCAGAACGAAGAAACATCGTTCTACCCGCGCAGTCCCTATGGGTGTGCCAAGGCCTATGCCTTCTACCTCACCCGCAACTATCGTGAAAGCTACGGCATGTTCGCCGTGAACGGCATTCTCTTCAATCACGAGTCGCCCCGCCGCAGCGAGAACTTCGTGACACGCAAGATCACGCTGAGTATCGCAAACATGCTCGCAGGCAAGCAGGAGTGTCTCGCCCTCGGCAACCTGGAAGCCAAGCGCGACTGGGGCTACGCCAAAGAATTCGTAGAGGGGATGTGGATGATGCTCCAGCAGCCCGCCCCCGAGGATTTCGTGCTCGCCACGGGCCGCACGGCCACCGTGCGGGAGTTCCTCGAGCTGGCGCTCACCGCGGCATTGATCCCTTTCGAAAAGAGCGGTACCGGCAAAGATGAGGTGTACCGCGATGCGCGCACGGGCAAAGTGATCGTCCGTCTCGATCCCCGCTACGAACGTCCTGCCGAGGTTGATTGTCTCCTGGGAGATGCCTCCAAAGCACGACGTGTCCTTGGTTGGGAGCCGACGATGACGCTGCCGGAGCTTGTTGAAATCATGCTGCAGGCGGATTTGGATATGGTCGGCGTTCAGAGGCCGGGGATCTCGCTGCCAACGGCAGTGGCATAG
- a CDS encoding polysaccharide biosynthesis protein CapD — protein sequence MTSFFRSKTILVTGATGSIGSEVVRQLLVQEPKAIRIFSRDEHKQYLLEQELGARPQDDVRYFLGDVRDYPRLLRAMEGVDYVFHCAAYKHVPFCEYNSFEAVKTNVIGTQNVIDAAIAQNVGRVLLISTDKAASPSNVMGATKLLAEKMMTSAAHAAGSRPIRFASVRFGNVLASRGSVLPLFCRQIENGGPVTITDPKMIRFFMSIPQAVALTFRAMEQMQGGELFILKMPVLRLGDMINVLIDELAPRFGRDPSSIRQQIVGARPGEKMEEILMTTEEAQSATEEKDMFVVHPRILTPYGSKQTPVKGVSADRSDSSKIPPLSKDQIRTLLREVLADYFRVAVLPS from the coding sequence ATGACGTCGTTCTTCCGCTCCAAAACCATCCTCGTCACCGGCGCAACCGGCTCCATCGGCTCGGAAGTGGTGCGGCAGCTTCTCGTCCAGGAGCCTAAAGCAATTCGGATCTTTTCTCGCGATGAGCATAAGCAATACCTTTTGGAGCAGGAGCTGGGAGCGCGTCCGCAGGATGATGTCCGTTACTTCCTTGGGGATGTCCGCGATTACCCCCGTCTTCTGCGTGCCATGGAAGGAGTGGATTACGTGTTCCACTGCGCTGCCTACAAGCATGTGCCGTTCTGCGAATACAATTCGTTCGAAGCTGTGAAGACGAATGTCATCGGCACGCAGAACGTGATCGATGCGGCCATCGCGCAGAACGTAGGTCGCGTCCTCCTGATTTCCACCGACAAGGCCGCTAGCCCCTCGAATGTCATGGGTGCGACCAAATTGCTCGCTGAAAAGATGATGACATCGGCGGCACACGCCGCGGGCTCACGCCCGATCCGGTTCGCGTCGGTGCGCTTCGGCAACGTGCTCGCTTCACGCGGGTCCGTGCTGCCGCTCTTCTGCCGCCAGATCGAAAACGGAGGACCAGTAACGATCACCGATCCCAAGATGATCCGTTTCTTCATGTCCATACCGCAGGCCGTCGCCCTCACCTTCCGTGCCATGGAGCAGATGCAAGGGGGCGAACTGTTCATCCTGAAGATGCCGGTGCTGCGCCTCGGCGACATGATCAATGTTCTCATCGATGAGCTCGCCCCGCGTTTTGGACGTGATCCCTCTTCCATTCGCCAGCAGATCGTGGGTGCGCGTCCCGGGGAGAAGATGGAAGAGATTCTCATGACGACGGAAGAAGCGCAGAGCGCCACCGAGGAGAAGGACATGTTCGTGGTGCATCCCAGGATCCTGACCCCGTACGGCTCGAAGCAGACTCCGGTGAAGGGTGTCTCGGCAGACCGCAGCGATTCCTCCAAGATTCCGCCCCTCTCCAAGGACCAGATTCGCACCCTCTTGCGCGAGGTGCTGGCCGATTACTTCCGTGTTGCGGTGCTCCCATCCTGA
- a CDS encoding NAD-dependent epimerase/dehydratase, whose product MSRSVLLIGGTGFVGSALRRAFAGDERFSVTYSSSKGDASNPRALAIDLLQPSSLAGVRSFDVVINLTGQVTPSMELCTSLNTTGIANLIAALDPERQILVQISTTQVYGTAKQADESSPLRPETPYAKAKASAESRVQQGLPADQVLIPRLCNLYGPGQTKGLPWYLTECIRNSRPIVIADHDGTLRRHFLHVDDAALILHDLVSHAVTGIVNVAGSECFSIREIIALCEGIVGRPLDVKYGSGSPHGNIDVLSTDKLSHLGSHHPTHRLEQYFRTQLL is encoded by the coding sequence ATGAGTAGATCTGTCCTGCTCATCGGAGGAACGGGCTTCGTCGGGTCTGCTCTGCGGAGGGCGTTCGCCGGGGACGAGCGGTTTTCCGTCACGTACTCGAGTTCCAAGGGCGATGCTTCGAATCCGCGCGCTCTCGCCATCGATCTCCTTCAGCCCTCTTCGCTTGCCGGTGTTCGCTCCTTCGACGTGGTGATCAATCTCACCGGTCAGGTGACACCGTCCATGGAGCTGTGCACATCCCTCAATACGACGGGCATTGCAAACCTTATTGCCGCCCTGGATCCCGAACGGCAGATTCTCGTCCAGATTTCGACGACGCAGGTCTACGGGACGGCGAAGCAGGCGGACGAATCGTCCCCGCTCCGGCCGGAAACGCCGTATGCCAAAGCAAAAGCATCAGCAGAATCTCGAGTGCAGCAGGGACTCCCTGCCGATCAGGTGCTGATTCCGCGCCTCTGCAATCTCTATGGACCGGGCCAAACGAAAGGGTTGCCGTGGTATCTGACGGAGTGTATCCGCAACAGCCGACCCATAGTGATTGCGGATCATGACGGGACGCTGCGGCGCCATTTTCTGCATGTGGACGACGCAGCTCTCATCCTCCATGACCTCGTGTCGCACGCCGTGACCGGCATCGTGAACGTCGCTGGTTCTGAATGCTTCTCGATCCGCGAGATCATTGCGCTGTGTGAAGGTATCGTGGGGCGTCCCCTGGATGTGAAGTACGGCAGCGGATCTCCTCACGGCAATATTGATGTACTGAGTACCGACAAGCTCTCTCATCTGGGATCCCACCACCCGACCCATCGCCTGGAGCAGTATTTCCGCACGCAACTCCTTTAG
- a CDS encoding UDP-N-acetylglucosamine 2-epimerase, with protein sequence MRKILVVIERRADYSRYRPVLQLLKADPSFDLHLVVTGINLLPGHGEDIEKIKADGFTVHTTIPMFTEHSPDSGAEMVRGISRVLSGIVDILEEMKPDLVLTGFDIGANFATTVAAAHMNIPVAHIQGGEVTGSIDESLRHAMSKFAHIHFPATEDAKRRLVSMGEDPAHIFVVGCPSLDVLINAPAIPKEQLEQQFHVDLSKPTVVLIQHPVTTENLDSRRQIEATLAALKEVEVQIIALLPNNDAGFSKIVQSVRQSGLQWFPSIDVVTFANLYRHISAIVGNSSSGIHEAATFHIPTINIGTRQQGRERPVSVIDVGYDTAEIVAALRKALFDAQYRQSLTTVVNPYGDGHTAPKIYKVLKEISLTGIIQKKFYE encoded by the coding sequence ATGCGCAAAATCCTCGTCGTCATCGAGCGCCGGGCCGATTATAGCCGCTACCGTCCGGTTCTTCAGTTGCTCAAGGCCGATCCCTCCTTCGATCTCCATTTGGTGGTCACCGGGATCAACCTTCTGCCCGGGCATGGAGAAGATATTGAGAAGATCAAAGCGGACGGGTTCACGGTGCATACCACGATCCCCATGTTCACGGAGCACTCTCCTGATAGCGGGGCAGAGATGGTGCGTGGCATCAGCCGGGTGCTGAGTGGCATCGTCGATATCCTCGAGGAGATGAAGCCCGATCTCGTGCTCACCGGTTTCGATATCGGTGCCAACTTTGCGACGACGGTCGCCGCCGCGCACATGAATATTCCTGTGGCACACATCCAGGGCGGTGAAGTCACCGGCAGCATCGATGAAAGCCTGCGGCATGCCATGAGCAAGTTCGCGCACATCCATTTTCCCGCAACGGAAGATGCCAAGCGGCGCCTGGTGTCCATGGGTGAGGATCCCGCGCATATTTTCGTGGTCGGCTGCCCGTCCCTCGATGTCCTCATCAATGCTCCGGCCATTCCGAAAGAGCAGCTCGAACAGCAATTCCATGTCGACTTGTCGAAGCCGACGGTGGTGCTCATTCAGCATCCCGTCACGACTGAGAATCTGGATTCACGACGTCAAATCGAGGCGACGCTCGCCGCTCTCAAGGAGGTGGAGGTACAGATCATCGCACTGCTTCCCAACAACGATGCGGGGTTCAGCAAGATCGTTCAGAGCGTCCGGCAATCCGGTCTTCAGTGGTTCCCCAGCATCGACGTGGTGACCTTCGCCAATTTGTATCGTCACATCAGTGCGATCGTGGGGAATTCCAGTTCGGGGATTCACGAGGCCGCCACGTTCCACATTCCCACGATCAACATCGGCACGCGCCAGCAGGGGAGGGAGCGCCCGGTCAGCGTGATCGATGTCGGCTATGACACGGCGGAAATCGTTGCGGCGCTCCGCAAAGCGCTCTTCGACGCGCAGTATCGCCAATCTCTTACGACTGTTGTGAACCCGTACGGCGACGGCCACACAGCGCCCAAAATTTACAAGGTCTTGAAGGAAATTTCCCTGACCGGAATCATCCAGAAGAAATTCTATGAGTAG
- a CDS encoding N-acylneuraminate-9-phosphate synthase, with the protein MAVPSLRIAGRIIGREFPPFVIAEIGINHEGSMEKAKTMVDDAAAAGAECVKFQSHVVDDEMAPVAKKVIPGHTKESIWDIMERCAFNEEQERELKRYVESRKMLYLSTPFSRAAADRLIRMDIAAFKIGSGECNNYPLIEHVAVCGKPVILSTGMNDIASIRPAVEILRARKIPFALLHCTSMYPTPYDKVRLGAIADIQNAFPDAVTGLSDHSLGIWTCLGAVSLGASILEKHFTSTREWEGPDIAISINPAELNDLIQGSRAIHAALGGSKTVLPEEQDVINFAYACVVTIVPVRAGETFTEKNIWVKRPGTGEIKAKDFSALLGKKAAKDLEGGIQVKWADVLGRS; encoded by the coding sequence ATGGCGGTTCCATCTCTCCGCATTGCGGGACGCATCATCGGCCGGGAGTTCCCTCCATTCGTCATCGCCGAAATCGGCATTAATCATGAGGGAAGCATGGAGAAGGCGAAGACGATGGTCGACGATGCCGCGGCGGCTGGCGCCGAATGTGTGAAATTCCAGTCCCATGTTGTGGACGACGAGATGGCACCTGTTGCAAAAAAGGTTATTCCCGGCCATACCAAGGAGAGTATCTGGGACATCATGGAGCGTTGCGCGTTCAACGAAGAACAGGAGCGGGAGCTGAAGCGCTACGTCGAGAGTAGGAAGATGCTCTACCTGAGCACCCCTTTCTCGCGCGCGGCTGCGGACCGGCTCATCCGCATGGACATAGCCGCGTTCAAGATCGGATCCGGGGAATGCAACAATTACCCGCTCATCGAGCATGTCGCGGTGTGCGGCAAGCCGGTGATCCTGAGCACCGGGATGAACGATATCGCCTCCATCCGTCCTGCAGTCGAGATCCTGCGTGCCCGCAAGATTCCCTTCGCCTTGCTGCACTGCACATCCATGTATCCCACGCCGTACGACAAGGTGCGGCTGGGTGCGATTGCGGACATCCAGAATGCCTTCCCCGATGCCGTGACGGGGTTGAGTGACCACTCACTCGGCATCTGGACGTGCCTGGGAGCCGTGTCCCTGGGGGCGAGTATCCTCGAGAAGCACTTCACTTCCACGCGGGAATGGGAGGGTCCGGATATTGCCATCTCCATCAACCCCGCGGAGTTGAACGATCTCATCCAGGGTAGTCGCGCCATCCATGCGGCGCTCGGCGGGTCCAAGACGGTGCTCCCCGAGGAACAAGATGTCATCAATTTCGCCTATGCTTGCGTGGTCACCATCGTCCCTGTGCGGGCGGGCGAGACATTCACAGAGAAGAATATCTGGGTGAAACGCCCGGGAACGGGAGAAATCAAAGCCAAAGATTTCTCTGCTCTCCTCGGGAAGAAGGCGGCAAAGGATTTGGAGGGCGGAATACAGGTGAAATGGGCTGATGTCCTCGGGCGCTCGTAG